A genomic segment from Gracilimonas sediminicola encodes:
- the rpoN gene encoding RNA polymerase factor sigma-54, whose protein sequence is MLRNQQNLGQKQQQSLQQKLSPQQLQYIKLLQLPTIALEQRIKEEMEANPVLEEVNPGEAETVSLSEEEESPKEEKEEALESLEEHEVDWDEYDSNTEYDGDNYSTSYNPDIEEWKELPNPYNASFLEQLEEQVVFLNLSEEEELIADQILGSLDEDGYFRRELEAVVDNIAFNQGVLVDADMVESVRRKIQQLDPIGIASRDLQDCLLVQLKDSQKDLPGLNLAIKIVEKAWKSFEKKHFSKLLQKFNIEREELQAAFEAIRQMDPRPGAVASDMEETQNYIEPDFEVYWKGMKDGETERGEFVINLNQRNAPSLRISPEYKQMWEEIKAKKKKNTDAEAHSFMKSKIDSAQWFIESIRQRQNTLMNIMKTIVALQEDFFKFGEGLKPMILKDVAERIGMDISTVSRVVNGKYVQTYFGVYELKYFFNEGLETESGEEVSNREVKNILEKLIDEENKQKPYSDQELTNMLNEKGYKVARRTVSKYREQLNQPVARMRKQVI, encoded by the coding sequence ATGCTACGTAATCAACAGAATTTAGGCCAAAAGCAGCAGCAGAGCTTACAGCAAAAGCTTTCCCCTCAACAGTTGCAGTATATAAAACTGCTGCAATTGCCTACCATTGCCCTGGAGCAGCGCATCAAAGAAGAGATGGAAGCTAACCCTGTGCTGGAGGAGGTTAATCCCGGAGAAGCAGAGACTGTTAGCTTATCGGAAGAGGAAGAATCTCCTAAAGAAGAGAAAGAAGAAGCTCTTGAAAGCCTGGAAGAGCATGAAGTGGATTGGGATGAATATGACTCCAATACCGAATACGACGGAGATAATTACAGCACCTCGTACAACCCGGATATTGAGGAATGGAAAGAACTTCCTAATCCATATAACGCCTCCTTTTTAGAGCAGCTCGAAGAGCAGGTGGTTTTTCTGAATCTCTCGGAAGAAGAAGAATTGATTGCCGATCAAATTCTGGGCTCGCTGGATGAAGACGGCTATTTTCGGCGGGAATTGGAAGCGGTAGTGGATAACATTGCCTTCAATCAGGGAGTGTTGGTGGATGCCGACATGGTGGAGAGCGTTCGTAGAAAAATCCAGCAGCTTGACCCCATTGGTATTGCATCCAGAGATTTACAGGATTGTTTGTTGGTGCAGCTTAAGGACTCCCAAAAGGATTTACCCGGTCTTAATCTCGCCATCAAAATAGTGGAAAAGGCCTGGAAATCGTTTGAAAAGAAGCACTTCTCCAAATTACTGCAGAAGTTCAACATTGAGCGGGAGGAATTGCAGGCGGCTTTCGAAGCCATCCGCCAGATGGATCCTCGTCCCGGGGCAGTGGCCAGTGATATGGAAGAAACTCAGAACTACATTGAGCCGGATTTTGAGGTGTACTGGAAAGGCATGAAAGATGGGGAAACTGAGCGGGGTGAATTTGTGATTAACCTGAATCAGCGGAACGCACCCTCACTTAGAATTTCCCCGGAGTACAAACAGATGTGGGAGGAAATCAAAGCCAAGAAGAAAAAGAACACTGATGCTGAGGCTCATTCCTTCATGAAGAGTAAAATTGATTCCGCTCAGTGGTTTATTGAGTCAATTCGTCAGCGGCAGAACACCCTCATGAATATCATGAAGACGATAGTGGCTCTGCAGGAAGACTTCTTCAAGTTCGGGGAGGGACTGAAACCTATGATCCTGAAAGATGTGGCCGAGCGAATTGGAATGGATATTTCGACCGTGTCCCGTGTGGTGAATGGAAAATATGTTCAAACTTATTTCGGGGTGTACGAACTAAAGTATTTCTTCAATGAAGGGCTGGAAACGGAAAGCGGGGAAGAGGTTTCTAACCGCGAAGTCAAGAATATTCTGGAGAAGCTTATTGATGAAGAAAATAAGCAGAAGCCGTACAGCGATCAGGAACTTACCAATATGCTGAACGAGAAAGGCTATAAAGTGGCCCGAAGAACGGTAAGTAAATACCGGGAGCAGCTCAACCAGCCCGTAGCCCGAATGCGCAAGCAGGTAATTTGA
- a CDS encoding SPOR domain-containing protein translates to MNHWLKIILTLNIVALCLFLKPDNSHAQGNNNDEIEVYLEFRHRGIIGSVVISYYKNDQFYLPVSELFSLFDIDHTVNGLSVNGKFGIKQTPYHIDLRANQIKFGDKIIQLTVDDYLIKEIDSYLRADIFYEAFGLDFTIDFNNLTLNLETEKELPAIERAIRAQRRRLADDNRYQEVRYDLRYGRERPFLDGGFVDYNLSANMGSGVNVYNANTNLGVQLYGGDLQGSIFGSYSSNFSNISTDNLRWRYMYRDQQWLSKITIGQTNSDGVARNSYTGIRLTNEPIEPRRLFDEYVVQGSTIPQSEVELYMNNALIDFQQANEMGDYRFLTPITYGSSQLDLKIYGPTGQIIERSERIQVPFTFQPKGVFNYSVNLGQLDNPIVGNTNQNLTAQGTGSYGITEWLTAKAGVEYYEGLNDGLPTFTSSVSSRILSSYILTFEAASQAYYRGVFNTIFPNSASINFDFTEYTGNFSIYNPSNDDKRLVASAFYPFNLFGTPFNVRASAFSRIRETANATTLRLDANSRIGKMNLRVGYSDRFAGKVDLFNPTTTSYVETSATYNVSRNRNLPPYIRGVFLRAQMRYQPTLNQFESAEALISRNVFNQGRFQLSVGRNFIAEYNTIRFSLVIDLNKIRTNTTYNNIRNNSSFTQNVRGSVGYDTNYNNFLFTSRDQVGRSGTAIQLFVDNNGNRSFEKEEDQPIDGNAVRIRRSGANSIQKNGILYFTQMQPYFYYNMEMNEGGLDNPMLVPEFDKFGLITDPSRFKKVEIPFYMSGVMEGSVKRQTANAKSSGIGGLKLLLDQQNGDFSKELRTFSDGSFYDYELPPGQYILRVDPSQLDILNVKSIPEKIEFEVEAIPEGDFVEGLQILLVPKDYQVNEEPITAGTNIAQTANSGGGISLEYNIAVDRLILNKCRYGVQLAAFSSFEAATRIVKNYSRDSDSYIVYNEPRELYAVRTGLFQELSRASQFTQNLTSTYPDAAVLNQCYETVATNYEPGGFRYDLQFAAFTNPHRADSYMNDLESRYNFNLHRYQDPNTLMYKVRLGPFSSERLAKQERNKVLSSTPISDIYIAKQELPASMINVDFEFILQLGEFETERQAVLYAIRVEEEFGFDSKILIDERENIVLVLEEVYSDWEEVLSIRKQIDNNNTFRTPVIHLMEQKINDQVNFSW, encoded by the coding sequence GTGAATCATTGGTTAAAAATAATACTTACACTCAACATTGTTGCCTTATGCCTATTTCTTAAACCCGATAATTCCCACGCGCAAGGCAACAATAATGACGAAATTGAGGTGTATCTTGAATTTCGTCATCGCGGCATTATAGGTTCGGTTGTTATATCCTATTATAAAAACGATCAGTTTTATCTCCCCGTCAGTGAACTTTTCTCCCTCTTTGATATCGACCATACTGTTAATGGTTTATCCGTAAACGGAAAATTTGGCATCAAACAAACTCCCTACCACATTGACTTAAGAGCCAATCAAATTAAATTCGGGGATAAGATTATTCAACTCACAGTTGATGATTATTTGATAAAGGAAATTGATTCTTATTTACGGGCCGATATTTTCTATGAAGCCTTTGGATTAGATTTCACCATCGACTTCAACAACCTCACGCTGAATTTAGAAACTGAAAAAGAACTCCCGGCAATTGAAAGAGCCATCCGAGCACAAAGAAGGCGACTTGCTGATGATAACAGGTATCAGGAAGTTAGATATGATTTACGATATGGCAGAGAACGCCCTTTTTTAGACGGCGGATTTGTTGACTATAACCTTTCCGCCAACATGGGTTCCGGAGTTAATGTTTATAATGCCAACACAAACCTGGGAGTTCAGTTATATGGAGGAGATTTGCAAGGAAGCATCTTTGGAAGTTATTCCAGCAACTTTTCCAATATCTCTACCGATAACCTTCGCTGGCGTTATATGTACAGGGACCAACAGTGGCTTTCAAAAATCACTATTGGCCAAACAAATTCGGATGGTGTCGCCAGAAATAGCTATACCGGGATCAGACTTACTAACGAACCTATAGAGCCCCGTCGACTGTTTGATGAGTATGTAGTTCAGGGCAGCACTATACCCCAGTCGGAAGTTGAATTATATATGAACAATGCCCTTATCGACTTCCAACAAGCTAATGAAATGGGTGATTACCGGTTTTTAACTCCCATAACGTACGGATCTTCCCAACTTGATTTAAAAATTTATGGCCCGACCGGTCAGATTATCGAACGCTCCGAACGTATTCAGGTACCGTTTACTTTTCAACCTAAAGGAGTCTTTAACTATTCCGTAAACCTCGGTCAACTTGACAATCCTATTGTAGGTAATACAAACCAAAACCTGACAGCACAGGGAACAGGATCTTATGGAATCACAGAATGGCTTACTGCCAAAGCCGGCGTTGAGTATTATGAAGGGTTGAATGACGGACTACCTACTTTCACCTCTTCCGTTTCCTCAAGAATCCTCTCAAGTTATATATTAACATTTGAGGCTGCTTCTCAGGCTTATTACCGAGGTGTTTTTAATACTATATTCCCAAACTCAGCCAGCATAAATTTTGATTTCACTGAGTACACAGGCAACTTCAGTATCTATAATCCTTCTAATGATGATAAAAGACTGGTAGCTTCCGCCTTTTATCCCTTTAATTTGTTTGGCACCCCTTTTAATGTCAGGGCTTCTGCTTTCTCAAGGATCAGAGAAACAGCAAATGCCACTACTCTGCGTCTGGACGCCAATTCACGAATTGGGAAAATGAACCTAAGGGTTGGTTACAGTGACCGGTTCGCCGGCAAAGTGGATCTCTTCAACCCAACAACAACTTCATATGTTGAGACCTCCGCTACCTATAATGTATCCCGCAACAGAAATCTTCCTCCATATATTCGTGGCGTTTTTCTGCGTGCACAGATGCGATATCAACCCACCTTAAACCAGTTCGAGTCAGCAGAGGCTTTAATTTCGAGAAATGTTTTTAATCAGGGACGATTCCAGCTCTCTGTAGGTCGAAATTTCATTGCAGAGTACAACACGATTAGATTCAGCCTTGTTATCGACCTCAATAAAATCCGTACCAATACTACTTACAATAACATAAGAAACAATAGCAGTTTCACGCAGAACGTACGCGGATCAGTAGGATACGATACCAACTACAATAACTTTTTATTTACCAGCAGAGACCAGGTTGGCCGTTCCGGTACCGCCATTCAACTATTTGTAGATAACAATGGGAATCGATCTTTTGAAAAGGAAGAAGACCAGCCTATTGATGGAAATGCAGTTAGAATACGGCGATCCGGGGCAAACAGTATCCAAAAAAATGGGATTCTATATTTCACACAGATGCAGCCTTATTTCTACTATAACATGGAAATGAATGAAGGTGGCCTTGACAACCCTATGTTGGTACCAGAGTTTGATAAATTTGGTTTGATAACAGACCCGAGTCGGTTTAAAAAAGTTGAGATACCCTTCTATATGTCAGGCGTTATGGAGGGATCCGTAAAACGACAAACTGCTAATGCAAAAAGCAGTGGGATTGGTGGACTAAAACTTTTATTGGATCAACAGAATGGGGATTTCAGCAAAGAATTGAGAACATTCTCGGATGGTAGTTTTTACGATTATGAACTCCCTCCCGGCCAATATATACTCCGGGTAGATCCCTCCCAACTGGACATCTTAAATGTGAAATCCATCCCTGAAAAAATAGAATTTGAAGTAGAAGCCATACCCGAAGGTGATTTTGTGGAAGGACTGCAAATTCTGCTGGTTCCCAAAGATTATCAGGTAAATGAAGAACCCATTACGGCCGGAACCAACATCGCTCAAACTGCCAACAGTGGCGGTGGTATTTCACTAGAGTATAACATAGCTGTAGACAGACTAATCCTGAATAAATGCCGATATGGCGTTCAGCTGGCTGCTTTTTCATCGTTTGAAGCTGCCACAAGGATTGTTAAAAACTACAGCCGGGATTCTGACTCCTACATTGTCTATAACGAACCACGGGAGTTGTACGCGGTCAGAACCGGTCTTTTCCAGGAGCTGAGCCGTGCATCTCAATTCACGCAGAATCTGACTTCAACTTACCCGGATGCAGCGGTATTGAATCAGTGTTATGAAACGGTGGCAACCAATTACGAGCCGGGGGGCTTTCGGTACGATCTTCAGTTTGCTGCCTTCACGAATCCACACCGGGCAGATTCTTATATGAATGACCTGGAATCCAGGTATAATTTCAATCTGCATCGTTATCAGGATCCCAATACACTGATGTATAAAGTCAGGCTGGGTCCATTCAGCTCTGAACGATTGGCAAAACAGGAAAGAAATAAGGTTTTGAGTTCCACACCCATCTCTGATATTTATATCGCAAAACAGGAACTCCCTGCTTCTATGATCAATGTTGATTTTGAATTTATCCTGCAGCTGGGAGAATTTGAAACTGAACGACAGGCTGTGCTTTACGCCATCCGGGTTGAGGAAGAATTCGGGTTCGATTCAAAAATACTGATCGATGAGCGGGAGAATATCGTGCTGGTTCTTGAGGAGGTGTACTCCGATTGGGAGGAAGTACTGTCCATTCGAAAACAGATCGATAATAACAACACGTTCAGAACTCCTGTTATTCACCTGATGGAGCAGAAAATTAACGACCAAGTTAATTTCAGCTGGTGA
- the murA gene encoding UDP-N-acetylglucosamine 1-carboxyvinyltransferase → MDKFIIEGGTPLKGTIPISGSKNAALPLMAASLLGNSASTIRNTPRLKDIYTFNNVIRVVGAQVDFKEDENTLVIDPTNVNHLEAPYDLVRKMRASFYMLGALVGKHGYAKVSMPGGCAWGPRPVDLHLKGMEAMGIDIELEKGYVIAKADDKIDGGTFQLEPSSVGATVNLLLAAVLKARKFTIENAAKEPDVVQLCNFLTKMGADIEGIGTDTLTVKAVDSLEGIEVSNDPDRIELGTFMIAGAMFPGSELTLTGCNPDQLGGFTDKLRKTGTSVEVDGTTIHVKAPDKLKPVSIKTEIYPGFPTDLQAQWATMMTQAEGDSKVTDTVYFDRFSYVPELTRLGADMEVEKNTVHISGKTPLTGASVMSTDLRASVSLVLAAMVADNHTEVLRIYHLDRGYESLEDKLSAVGASIKRVDGD, encoded by the coding sequence TTGGATAAATTTATTATTGAAGGCGGTACCCCACTAAAAGGAACCATCCCTATAAGCGGATCAAAAAATGCCGCGTTGCCACTCATGGCCGCCTCCCTGCTTGGAAATTCAGCTTCTACCATTCGTAATACGCCCCGTCTTAAAGACATTTATACCTTCAACAACGTAATCCGAGTTGTGGGTGCGCAGGTTGATTTTAAGGAAGATGAAAACACCCTGGTTATCGATCCCACCAACGTAAATCACCTGGAAGCCCCGTACGATTTGGTGCGTAAGATGCGGGCCTCTTTTTATATGCTGGGAGCTCTGGTTGGAAAACACGGGTACGCCAAAGTATCAATGCCCGGTGGATGCGCCTGGGGCCCCCGCCCTGTGGACCTCCACCTGAAAGGCATGGAAGCCATGGGAATCGACATCGAGCTAGAGAAAGGCTATGTGATCGCCAAAGCGGATGACAAAATCGACGGCGGTACTTTTCAGCTTGAACCAAGTTCTGTAGGAGCTACGGTAAACCTGTTGTTAGCTGCCGTGTTAAAAGCCAGAAAATTTACCATAGAAAATGCGGCCAAAGAACCGGATGTGGTTCAGCTTTGTAATTTCCTGACCAAAATGGGCGCCGACATTGAAGGCATTGGAACGGATACCCTGACCGTTAAAGCCGTTGATTCACTTGAAGGCATTGAAGTGTCCAACGACCCTGACCGGATTGAATTAGGAACTTTTATGATTGCAGGAGCCATGTTCCCGGGTTCAGAACTTACGTTAACGGGCTGCAACCCGGATCAGCTTGGAGGATTCACCGACAAACTCCGGAAAACCGGTACTTCCGTAGAAGTAGATGGAACAACCATTCATGTAAAAGCACCCGATAAACTGAAACCTGTTTCCATTAAAACAGAGATTTACCCGGGCTTCCCAACCGACCTGCAGGCACAATGGGCAACTATGATGACCCAGGCCGAGGGCGATTCCAAAGTTACAGATACCGTTTACTTTGACCGTTTCAGCTATGTCCCGGAACTCACCCGCCTGGGTGCCGACATGGAAGTTGAAAAGAACACGGTGCACATTTCCGGTAAAACTCCGCTTACCGGTGCATCGGTTATGAGTACTGACCTGCGCGCAAGTGTAAGCCTGGTTCTGGCGGCTATGGTTGCTGATAACCACACCGAAGTACTCCGCATCTACCATCTTGACCGTGGGTATGAATCCCTCGAAGACAAACTGAGTGCAGTCGGAGCTTCGATTAAGAGAGTGGACGGGGATTAA
- a CDS encoding DUF3109 family protein, whose translation MFKVKNTILSDDIATAQFACDLPRCKGACCVVGDAGAPVAKEEIPALNKAYHLLKSELQKEAVEVAEKDGVVIGTQDSGYEISTVESDDCIFVKYDENEVAYCAIQQAYFDGRLKWEKPISCHLFPVRLKKIADFDYANFEYVPKLCSAACERGENENIYLAEFLEKPLVRRYGEKWFASFIEACKEIRQKDKHAT comes from the coding sequence ATGTTCAAAGTAAAAAATACTATTCTGTCAGACGACATTGCCACAGCGCAATTTGCTTGTGACTTACCACGATGCAAAGGGGCTTGTTGCGTGGTTGGTGATGCGGGAGCTCCCGTTGCTAAGGAAGAAATTCCGGCTTTAAACAAAGCGTATCACTTGCTGAAGAGCGAACTACAGAAAGAAGCGGTAGAAGTAGCAGAAAAAGACGGCGTGGTAATTGGGACACAGGATAGCGGTTATGAGATTTCAACCGTGGAGAGTGATGATTGTATTTTTGTGAAGTATGATGAAAATGAAGTCGCTTACTGTGCTATACAACAGGCTTATTTCGATGGGAGATTGAAGTGGGAGAAACCCATCAGTTGTCATTTATTCCCGGTTCGGCTTAAAAAAATTGCGGACTTTGATTACGCCAATTTCGAATACGTTCCGAAACTATGTTCGGCTGCATGCGAACGGGGAGAGAACGAAAATATATATTTGGCAGAATTCCTTGAAAAACCGTTAGTTCGACGGTATGGAGAAAAGTGGTTCGCAAGTTTTATAGAAGCTTGTAAAGAGATTCGTCAAAAGGATAAGCATGCTACGTAA
- a CDS encoding acetyl-CoA carboxylase biotin carboxyl carrier protein subunit gives MKFQATIDDNNHDIELSPKDGTFTAGETEANYTFEFVNGRYILRTGTKTYKIDNVSYEGSAIEFSMNGIWHSVEVKDEQELLLDRLGFKTALAADEGILNAPMPGKILEIMVAEGDEVEKDQPLVILEAMKMENELKAPISGTVASISAEVGQSLEKNSPILEIETIG, from the coding sequence ATGAAATTCCAGGCAACCATAGACGATAACAACCACGATATTGAATTGTCTCCCAAAGACGGAACATTCACCGCTGGTGAAACTGAAGCAAACTACACCTTCGAGTTTGTTAACGGGCGATATATTTTGCGCACGGGAACAAAAACCTACAAAATCGATAATGTAAGTTATGAAGGTTCTGCCATTGAGTTTTCTATGAATGGCATCTGGCATTCCGTGGAAGTTAAAGATGAACAGGAGCTTTTACTCGACCGACTCGGCTTTAAAACAGCTTTAGCTGCCGACGAAGGAATTCTGAATGCACCAATGCCCGGAAAAATCCTCGAGATTATGGTAGCTGAGGGTGATGAGGTTGAAAAAGATCAGCCCCTGGTTATCCTGGAAGCTATGAAAATGGAGAATGAGCTAAAGGCACCTATCAGTGGGACTGTCGCAAGTATTTCGGCAGAAGTCGGACAATCATTAGAGAAAAATTCACCTATACTGGAGATCGAAACCATTGGATAA